In Benincasa hispida cultivar B227 chromosome 8, ASM972705v1, whole genome shotgun sequence, the sequence ATAGGAATAAAGATTCTTCCTTCCACATCAATCTGCATGGTGTTTTGGTATGTTTATTGCATATAATTTGATGgctccaacaaatttacaatttaactttaaatttattgaatttattcgTGATTTAACGTCATATTAAAGTATAAATCTTGTATGTTCGAATTCCTATACTGACTTTTTTCGTctctaattaatatttaattatacttatctattttttttccatcaacTTTAACTTTTGAGTTGATAGGTGATTTGATTAAGAAATTATCTTGTTGGATTTTAGATTTCGGATATAGTTTGCATTTGGTcactaggtttcaaaatattacactttAAGTCTTCAAGTTTTgagtttgtttcaatttagtctcttagtttcaaaatgttatgatTTTATCTTTGgattttaagttttgtttcaatttggtacataagtttcaagatttgcacttttgattttgatttttcattaagtATTCACTTTTAGTTACTGTTTATctctaatataatttattttaaaataactaaaaagttataactaattaagtttcactattttgatgttttaaattaattttaatagatattgacACCAAATATTGAATTGAGTATATAGTGCAAAACCAACCGTTAAAAATGTAATTCTTGAAACCTAgtgatcaaattgaaacaaaactcaaatataaAGGATAaaaattgtagcattttgaaactaaaggattaaattaaaatcaaattcaaaacttaatgaCTAACACGTAACATTCTAAAACTTCCTTtggacaaatttttttttttttttttttttgaaatttagggaccaaatgAAAATGAAACTAGACCCAAAATTTAGAGGCTAAAATGATactttttcctttaattaacaTGGTATAAAAATAGAAAGTTTTGTATTTGAACTCATGTAACTATAGCTATAGATCTAAAAAGGGAGTGATGTGATTTGAAAGAAGACATTAGTAGGTGACATTTaaagtgagaaaaaaaaataaagtatttgtgatGACAACAAAATAAAAGCAAGAATTCccccaaaaaaacaaaaaaaggaacCCTAGTAcgaataaaaaatttgaataaattatatattcttGATTTTGtggttgatatatgattttgaattatgaacaataaattgaaaaaaaaaaaagttgaatggATACAGTTGGGGAACCCAGAAACTTCAGATAGTGATGATTGGAGAGGAATGGTGGATTATGCATGGAGCCATGCAGTGATATCTGATGAAACTCACAAAATAATAAGAGAAAGTTGTGATTTTAATAGCAATGACACTTGGAGTAATAACAATTGTAGTGAAGCAGTGGATGAGTTGCTTACCCAATACaaagaaattgatatttacaGCCTTTATACCTCTCTTTGCATTGCTAATTCTGCATCTGCTGATGGCAATTCTGTCCAAACCCTAACCATCAAACGCTCTACTACCATGGTTTGTCTCTCCTCTTtaccttccttctctttctatCTTCAAATTGgataatatcatatcatttctctttttctatttatttagaTGCCCAGAATGATGGGTGGATACGATCCCTGCCTCGATGGTTATGCAAAAACATTTTACAATAGACGAGATGTGCAAGAAGCCCTTCATGTTAGTGATGGGCAGCACTTGAAGAATTGGAGTATTTGCAAGTACGTAAGAATTGGAGATTTTTTAACCataaatctcataattattaaCTCACTCGAATGTCAATTGAGCTACACTCGTTTTGGtagaaatattatatttttagtccctaaattttcgGTCTTATTTTTTCGTttggtctttaaattttaaaatgcaattcttaagttttgagtttaatttcaatttagtctctaaatttcgaATTATTAAAATTCTTCCTTCaagatattttagttttattttaattaggtCTCTACATTTTAAGATTTATACGTTTAACCTTAGTTTTTATTAAGCACTCATTTTCAATCAATGAcgttaatatctattaattaatttatataaagtgaaattttaaatttaattttaatggtaatgaaaaatagtgaaatttgtattaaaaaaaaagttgattaatagacattgatagatacaAAAGATGAAAGTGAGAATATAGTGaaaaaaaatggatataaatgTTGGAAGTTTAGggataaaattgaaacaaaaactcaaatctcaaaagtaaaattataacattttgaattttagagactaaattgaaaccaaactcaaaacttaaatagtaaatgtgtaatattttgaaaccgaTAAAGATCgaatgaaaattatatttaaaacttaGTGtctaaaaaaagatatatatatttttttctgtgtaaaaagtaatataattgttattaaaaattgaattttctgGAATGATTATGGTtgtaattaattagtatttgatAATTATAAATACACAGCAATACCATATTTGAAAACTGGTATGATTCAAAGCCTTCAATTATTCCGATATACGAGAAGCTGATTGCAGCTGGGCTTAGAGTATGGATCTACAGGTAATTAATTAgaagttaatgaatataatatgggTTAATTAgtgaataaaaattgaaattgatgaTTTGAATTAATATTGGAACAGTGGAGATACAGATGGAAGAGTGCCTGTTTTGTCCACTAGATATAGTCTGAGATCCCTCAGTCTGCCCATTACCAAGACATGGAGGCCTTGGTACCATCAGAAGCAGGTAATTGTCATTAAACTTTCAATAACTTTAATCATTTTAATGTTTGCttttacaattttaaacatgatttttttataatttaactgcATTTATTCGAAAATATTTTTTGGAAGAATGTTAAATTTGCTTTATTAGATTTCTAAACTCAGCAAAGTTTTAAATCAATGTATGAATCTCTTTTTGTTTCGCGTCTAGTAGTAAATCTAAGTGTAGCTCAAATGATTACACTAACTACTattctaaatatcaaatatttgaattcctCATCCTTTAATTGTCGAACTcaaatcaaatagaaaaattgTATCTTATAAATTTGCTATTCTACAATttcacaatcgtttagttaatatCATAGATTTATTTGTAACTTTATGATTTTGAGAGGTTTCAAATCGTAATAGATGGTTTATTATAAAAAGAagatatttgaaatttaaagtgatttgaaatcttagtttgttgttaaaaaaaatgattaaaacggtcaaattttacaaaatttcatgcaatttagagttaaattaccttatttattctaattttcaattcaaattattattaaaagcATATATCATTACATTTTTAGGTCTCGTTGgctaaccatttagtttttgtttttgttttttaaaattaagtttatatcatccacatatctTACACTGATTCACATCTTTCTAAAGTACAATGTAATGAAAACCaacttttttaaagttaattttttagttctcaaaatttggcttggttttttaaactattaataaaagtaaataacaaagtaagaaatttgACGATGATCAAAGTAATTTACAtacacttaattttaaaaaaataaacgaaaaataaaatggttatcaaacggggtCTTTTAactttctttacttttttaaTTGTCATCCATAGTACAACCATTCCAAATCTTTGTCGCTacaaaagaagtaaaaaaaaaatttaaatcatttttcaagtttcaaatcacaagatttaaaattatatactaAAATATCTTGAATTAAACGGcggataattttcttatttcaatatctaataaatctctaaacttttaattttgtgtataTCATAGGTCCCTAATGGACTTATCtaaacaaatttcttttacatgttgatatttatatatctaaagatttacaattaataattataaaaaggtGGATTGATTAAGTATGAAATGGCTGCAGGTGAGTGGGTGGTATCAGGAATATGCTGGTCTAACATTTGCAACATTCAGAGGAGCTGGGCATGCAGTGCCATGTTTCAAACCAAGCAGTTCTTTGGCCTTCTTTGCTTCCTTTCTCAGTGGACAATCCCCACCTTCTGCTAAATGATGCTGCTATTTCCtttattaattaactattatcTTACACAATAAAATAAACTCTTCTCATCTCATCCACTTTAACACAGTCTATACAAACTAGAAGGATCATTtcaattgtaatcacttactctCATCTCTTCCCTAAATAAGACTCAATATGGACTCCAAGTGGTTCCAACCCATCCCAAATCTTACTTCCAATTCACAGCCCAACTTTCAGCCATTTTCCCTAGCTTAGCACAAATTTGACAAAGATCTTATTATTTTCAATCTctcattttgactttttttaggGGCCGTTCAGATTGAGATTTTCTAAATGTCCAGAAATTAGGATGCCTAGAAATTATATGCCTGGGaataaaattactgaaaatcaAGGATGACTATATTTTGTCGTGCATGCAAAACAATGCATGGAAATAGTATGTCTAGAAATTAAAGATAACTATATTTGGTTGTGTAGGAAAATGTTATCAACTTTTATTGGGAATGTGTTTAGTGTTGCATGAGAATATTATTAGATCACccaagtaaatgttatttttgtttaaattgtgTGATCACCTTCAAAATTTTGTGCAATTATAAACCatataactaataaaaaaaaacttaccttaattgattttaaataattaatttgtgtagttttatttttattaggtAATTATTAAAAACAGCCTTAAGCAATTACACTATATATTATTCcaaaatcaaatataaccaatatCAAGATATAAATACTAACGTACACAAAATAAccttttagaaaataattttgtttactaGGTAATCCAAAATGccatgatttaatttttgtatatattaaaagaaGATCAAATGTAGGTGTTAAACAAATATTCttatctttatttataaaacatgATATTTAACATATCACTACTCATCCAatacaagaaaagaaaaggcaGGGAAAAATGCAATAATACAAACTCATACTTCATAACTTTATGTTAAACAAATCAACACTCTGAacacatactttataaaataaaattaaaatgttgtaTACCTCAAATATAGATAATTCAACTCTAAAAATGATTATATACAATACTACctcttaattttctttgaaattgtaattttgtgtctaatttaaaaaagaataaatatatatatagtggtGATCTGAcgattagaaaagaaaagagggaaaggTGAGGAAAATGGAATGGGGAGTAGGAAATCATATTTGTGGGTGATTGGACACGGAGTTGTTAGAAGGAAGGAAAACGCTGGCGGGAAAGAGAAGTGAAAACTCGCAAAAAGATGCATGGGAAATGCTTTTTTCAAGATAAATAAAGAAAACCTACTAAACAAACATGGGTTTTGTCAGCTCATTCTCATCTCCAACCAAACGGTCCATAAGAGATTCTAATATATTTTAGATGTGAACTACTTTGacttttgaactaaaaaaattaattaattaattttcaattcttcttttcattttgaCGTCAGCAAAGTAATTATTTCATTGCTTTATATCTAGATGGTAACGAATGGGTCcatggaaaaaaaacaaaaagaaatgagagagaattaaaaagaaatgtgGAGATTAAAGATAATAAATACGATAAGTAGAGTAAAGTGCTTTATAAATAGCCAATATAGAATGGATACATAAGGGAAAGCCAATTTGGACTTATATCACATCCTCATCTTTAACGCCTCTCTCTTCTTTTGACATTTGTTACTCTAAGATAGTGTTATCATTGTCCTTACATTTTCATATTCATCATTCCATTCCCTTTCTCACATCAATTAATCATACAACTCCACTATCCTCAACATAAATCAACTTTATACTATCCATTTCCAGTTCCATTCTTCCAtcctttatattatttttttcaaaaagaaaaacacattaacaatttcataaaattttaagttaattatctaaaattattgagtttaagtttctctttcatttggaaaattggggttaaattgaaataattaaaaaacttttattgattaaatttaatttaattaattagatattcgaacttattatcttgaaaatattgaattttgtttccctttaattttgaattttaaggccaacttaaaaaaaaaattaaagagataattaatttcatgtggtttaattgatttaaatatttggaatgatttaatttgtattaaattgatggattttatgcctttaattttggttttataaatttaatagaatcttcggagattttggagatattgtggtaaaatattttatttatcttttcaaaatttgaaaaaaaataaaagaattgagatttttttcgaaattaaatgagagtgaaaataTACCaaaaattggagagaaagaaattcgatttttcagcgacaacttccaaaaaaaattgtttgatcTGTCGAAGTTTGAAAACCGTTGGATCGTGCCCTCATATATTTAGTACATGTCTGTCGAGAACagtataagagttattttgaaaCGGTTCTGGATCATTTTTGAAACTTATGAATTGTTCGTAATTGCTAttgaataaaatctataaaactagaaattcctcTTCTCTCCCACTCTGGcaaaaccctcctcatgcagaGATCCTCGCTACCGAGTGcttagcctaaacaatttatgtcgtcCGACAACAACGCCCGCTACCTATCTATAGTATCCACGAGCTGACGCACCATCTATCTATAGTATCCACGAGCTGACGCACCATCTATCTATAGTATCCACGAGCCAACGCGCCATCTACCGCCACTGCTCGACCTTTGTCggaatcttgagaaaaaccttgggtaagacttattttccttataatttgggaggtgaaattcacccatttgatttgatacaaattaaatcattctaaatatttaaatcaattaaaccacatgaaattaattatctctttaaattatttttttttaagttggtcctaaaattcaaaatcaaagggaaacaaaattcaatattttcaagataatcaattcgaatatctaatcaattaaattcaatttaatcaataaaagtttttcaattatttcaatataatcccaattttccaaatgaaagagagatttaaactcaataattttagataattaatttaaatttttctgaaattcaGGATGTTACATTAATCCTAATAAGATGATAGAGTTTAGGTTGCCTTATAAATCCCTAAATTTTTTTCTTGCTACTgaattttttagattatttcAATTCAACTACTTTTCATTTAAAAAGTCTATTTTAActactttaaattttaaaagagaaatttttttattttctctatattattatttttttatgtaatatcATATGATTAATGATCATCTCAAACAACCtacttaatttaaaaatcatGCTCAAATTAACACACTAGTATACATAATTAGAATTACGACTATAAGATGCAAAATAAAGGCAAAGgtcaaattagttaattttattttttgttaaagttcaagaactagCATATATACTCTTAAAGTTAGTGGCTATACAACGagacaaatctccaaagatCGAGAATGACCAAAAAGTAGACGTTCTAAAAGTTCAAAAACAAACCTTGAACAACTTGACAATACAAGGATCAATGGAATTTAAACCAAAGTATATCATCATAAATACATGAACAAGATATATTCGCTTCATCTACTTAATGAGTCAAAGAGTAGGATGTAAGGAGAGTGGAGTTGTGAGCTCTATGTCTATTTTCGTCATGAGGCTAAAAGttaataaagtataaaattagtAGATTTTTAGTTGTGGGATTCACATACTCCTTGGGCCAAACAGATGACAGATTTACCTTAACTCGTACTCTCCATCTCTTTAGACCAAACACCCTATATAGATGTTTTAAAGCACACAAATATGTTCAATATAGTGTTATATTATTCAAAACATGAATGTTTTAACCTTCAAAATCCTTATTTTTGTTAAGCTGCATTTAGTTTTGCTTGATATTATATGTATAAAGAATTTGTCTTTAAATATACAACATAATGAAAACTGTATGAAATTCGGTGTAAAATAAcaaattcaatcaatttttcTCTGTACTTATTTTCCCactataaattgaaataattgattttttatgatGCAATCAATCAAAAAAAAAGTGGCTGGATACAGATTACAATTTTACATCAACGTCGAGCATAGTTGtgtttaaaacaaaattgtCGTTTTAAGCTCATAAAATACAAACCACCTCTTTAatgctaaattaattaatttaatttcactaattaattataagaaATAGTAAGATAAAGCAACTCCCACAAAATCTCTAGATATATCATATAACCACCCTACATCAACTTATATTCTCTACCCAAGTTAAACattataccttttttttttttgaaattttctaaatttgtcCCCTAATTTGCTAATTTAAACTagtcatataattatatcttcttctttttctttttcttttttttttttttttttgaaattttacaaTAATAGCTGAAATTGATTAAGAGTTCCAGTTGATGTTGGTAGGAAGTTGAAAGTGTTGCCTCAAAACGCCGCCGTTTAAGGAGCCAATAAGTGGCGCACCGGATTGAAACGCTGCGTTTTGCACCGGCAGTTGGTTGAGAAGAGACATGTATGAGATTGTATTTTCCTCAGTTCCGGCCGTAGTCGCGCCGCCGCTGTAGCTATTCATGAGATCAAGCCGGAGTGGCTTTCCGCCGTCGTTGGATGCGGTTGCGCCGCCGCTCCAAAGCTGACATGTAAGGCCGCGTTTGGAGCTACAGCTGGATGAAGGTAATTCCGAGatatttgaattgttttgaTGATTAATTATGTCGTCGCCTTCGCTTGATAAGGCCACCACGTCCAAGTAGCAATTTCCGCTGCCTTTGTGCCCGCCTCCGACCACCGTCTTCAGTGGCCTCGCCGCCGCCGCTGCCACCCTCGATAATTCCTCCATTTCACGCTCTATGGTCAATGCTTGTgcaata encodes:
- the LOC120082777 gene encoding serine carboxypeptidase-like 31; the protein is MKLNMKFSIMTTVFMVCVHVVVVEPGGALGLGKRQWGLQRKEVIPTSAGEDDLVTNLPGQPLVGFRHFAGYVTVHQSHGRALFYWFYEAASTPHQKPLVLWLNGGPGCSSVGYGATQEIGPFIVDNDAKGLKLNDYSWNKEANMLFLESPIGVGFSYSNTTADYDNLGDEFTANDAYNFLQKWFLKFPSYRNHTFYIAGESYAGKYVPELAELIHDRNKDSSFHINLHGVLLGNPETSDSDDWRGMVDYAWSHAVISDETHKIIRESCDFNSNDTWSNNNCSEAVDELLTQYKEIDIYSLYTSLCIANSASADGNSVQTLTIKRSTTMMPRMMGGYDPCLDGYAKTFYNRRDVQEALHVSDGQHLKNWSICNNTIFENWYDSKPSIIPIYEKLIAAGLRVWIYSGDTDGRVPVLSTRYSLRSLSLPITKTWRPWYHQKQVSGWYQEYAGLTFATFRGAGHAVPCFKPSSSLAFFASFLSGQSPPSAK